Part of the Xylanibacillus composti genome is shown below.
ACACCCAGCGAAAATTGACAATTTGACTGCGATTGACCTTGGTTATCCAGGGAGAGCATTGCTGCAATATATCTCTCAGCGTTGTAGAGGTATGTACCAGTTTGCCGTCCAACAAGGAGACGGTTACGGTGGTTTTGCCGGTTTTCTCGGCGAAAAGGATTTGCTCTTCCTTGAAAAGCTGCAGCTTCTCCATGCACTTCAGAGCAATGAAACCAGTCTGTCTTCCTTCAAGTCCAATCATTTATTCCCTCCTCATAAGTGAACTGGCGTTGTAACCTCTCCCTCCTGGATACCCTTATAATGGAATACTAACAATTCCATTATATGCAATATATAGCGAATCGGCAATGAAAAATCTAATTTTTCAGAGATTTTTTGATAGATGAAAAAACCGCCAATCCGATAGTTGGAATTGGCGGAGACTATTATTCCTTATAGATGAAGATTATATCGAATCCTCTTGTCAGAGCCAGCCTTTCTTGCGGAACAGAAA
Proteins encoded:
- a CDS encoding LytTR family transcriptional regulator DNA-binding domain-containing protein, whose amino-acid sequence is MIGLEGRQTGFIALKCMEKLQLFKEEQILFAEKTGKTTVTVSLLDGKLVHTSTTLRDILQQCSPWITKVNRSQIVNFRWVLSMRCDLYIYGNYTIQLYNCKQPIHASRMYAKQCFQMLTGKQLRQ